ATTAATGAACAATCTCCAATAATGAATACATCATCATGTCCCGGTGCACGTAGTTGTGGATCAACTTTTACACGGCCACGCATATTTTCAAATCCCGCTTCTTCCACAACACTGTTACCACGAACACCAGCTGCCCAAACAACCGTTCCAGCTTTAATTGTTTCTAACTCTTCACCTTTTGCAACGATGATTCCTTCTTCGATACATTCTTTAATTGCTGTACCGATCATGAATTCTACGCCTTTTTTCTGTAAGTGATTTGTAGCATACTCAACTAACTCAGGATCAAATCCTGGTAATGCTGTTGGTGCTGCTTCCACACAGATAATACGTACTTTTTTAAAGTCAACATCATATTCTTTACAAAGCTCTGGGATTCTGTTTCCAAGCTCTCCTAAGAATTCAATTCCAGTGAAGCCAGCTCCACCGACAACAATTGTTAAACGCTCATCTTTCTTTTCTGCTTCCATGTTATATGTAGCAAATTGATATTCAATATGCTCACGTAATTGTCTAGCAGAGTCAATGCTTGTGATTCCGAATGCATACTCTTTTAAACCTTGAATGCCAAATGTTTCAGGGTGAGCACCTAATGAAATAACTAAATAATCATATTCAACTTCACCATTTTCTAAAACGATTTTCTTCGATTCTTTATCGATTGATACAACAGTATCTTGAACAAATTTCACACGATTTGTATCGATAATGTCTTTGATTTGGTAACGAGCACGGTCATGGTGTAAAGTACCAGCTGAAGCCTCATGTAACCATGTTGTTTCATAGTGATAATCATTTTTGTTCACTAATGTGATATCTGCTTCATCAACACTAATTAATTTTTGTAAACGTGTAACTGTAATTAACCCACCATAACCTGCACCTAATATAACGACTCTTGGTTTTTTCACCGAAATACATCCACCTTTTCTTTTTAAAATTGTTGTAAAGGATCGAATAATGTCTATTACTATATTCGACTTAAAACCACAATTTTATTTTTATTTAAGAGATAAAACTTTGTGAAAACATTCACTTACTAATGCATACCTTGGTATCTGCTACGTATAATATATATAAATACACCTATAAATCATATTATCCATTCAACAATATTTTTTCAAGTTATTTTTTCTAACAAAAGACTATGTTTTTTTCTTCGTATAATTTATAATACATGGATTTTAGGTACTACTTTTATCGAAAGTGTTTTCAAAATGTGAAAAAAGAAGAATTTTGTCTTATGGATTGTCATTCATTTCAAGTGAAAATTTATGAATTGGTACACAATTAAATGTAGTAAAAGGAGGATGAGATATGAAAGAAGATACTAAAGTTTATGATATTACCATTATCGGTGGAGGTCCTGTTGGATTATTCACTGCATTCTATGGTGGAATGAGACAGGCAAGTGTAAAAATTATTGAGAGCCTTCCACAATTAGGTGGCCAGCTTTCTACATTATATCCTGAAAAATACATCTATGACGTTGCAGGCTTTCCAAAAATAAGAGCTCAAGAGCTTGTAGACAATTTGAAGGAGCAAATGGGTCAGTTTGAGCAAACAGTTGTTTTAGATCAAGCTGTTGAACACGTTGAGAAACAAGCTGACGGAGTATTCATGTTAACCACTAATAATGAAGTTCATTATACAAAAACAATCATCATTACAGCAGGTAATGGTGCTTTTAAGCCTCGCAAACTTGAGCTTGAGGAAAGCGAGAAATATGAGAATCAAAATTTACATTATTTCGTTGATGATTTAAATAAATTTGCCGAAAGAAACGTAGCTATTCTTGGTGGTGGAGACTCTGCCGTTGACTGGGCATTAATGCTCGAACCTGTTGCAAAAAGTGTAAGTTTAATACATAGAAGAGATAAATTCAGAGCACATGAACATAGTGTTGAATTATTGATGAAATCGAAGGTACAGGTTTTAACACCATTTGTTCCAGTCGAGCTAAATGGGGAACAGGCTATTTCTCAAGTAGTATTAGAAGAAGTGAAAGGTGATCGAAAAGAAGTTTTAGAAATTGACGATCTTATCGTTAATTATGGATTTGTATCCTCACTTGGACCAATTAAAGATTGGGGTTTAACAATTGAGAAAAATTCAATTGTTGTTAACTCAAAAATGGAAACGAACATTGAAGGAATTTATGCAGCTGGAGATATCTGCACCTATGATGGCAAGGTAAAACTAATTGCAAGTGGATTTGGCGAGGCTCCGACAGCAGTAAACAATGCTAAGGCATATATGGATCCAAAAGCACGTGTCCAACCATTACACAGCACGAGTTTATTTAATTAATAAGCTATGTTAAATAACTCTGTTGATATTTGATTATAACGAACCCTTGTTCTATAATGAATTTGTAAAATTAAACGATATGGAGTTGGCAAGGATGGCATTGAAGGACATTATCGAAGAAATTAGAAAGTTGAGTACGGGAGACCAATACCGACTAAAAGAGTTCTTTACTAAATCTTTGGCTTCCTATTCCGCAAGTGAACCTGTTTTTAAAGAGGTTTCAGAGCGGAAGCATAAAGATGGATTTACTTGTTCTCATTGCCATTCCAATAACTCCGTTCGTTTCGGTAAGTATAATGTGAAAATGGGTAGCCGTACATTGGAACGACAACGATACCGCTGCAAAGATTGTGGAAAGACTTTTACTGATGTGACGAATACGCCTCTTCATCGTACTCATCTTCCTCACAAATGGTTGGAGTTCGTTCAGTGTATGATAGAAGGCTATTCACTGCGTAAATCGTCAGAGCTTTTAGAAGTTCATTATGTAACTTTATTTTATTGGAGGCATAAGCTCCTTTCAGCCATTAAAAAGATGGATTTTGACCAATTCGAAGGTATTGTGGAAATGGACGAGACTTATTTTCTCTACTCGGAAAAAGGGAAACGTAAAGTGGAAGGACGAAAAGCTCGAAAACGTGGAGGTTCGTCTTCTCAACGGGGTATCAGCAA
This genomic stretch from Metabacillus sp. B2-18 harbors:
- a CDS encoding NAD(P)/FAD-dependent oxidoreductase, yielding MKKPRVVILGAGYGGLITVTRLQKLISVDEADITLVNKNDYHYETTWLHEASAGTLHHDRARYQIKDIIDTNRVKFVQDTVVSIDKESKKIVLENGEVEYDYLVISLGAHPETFGIQGLKEYAFGITSIDSARQLREHIEYQFATYNMEAEKKDERLTIVVGGAGFTGIEFLGELGNRIPELCKEYDVDFKKVRIICVEAAPTALPGFDPELVEYATNHLQKKGVEFMIGTAIKECIEEGIIVAKGEELETIKAGTVVWAAGVRGNSVVEEAGFENMRGRVKVDPQLRAPGHDDVFIIGDCSLIINEEINRPYPPTAQIAMQQGETCAKNLASAIRGRGEMASFTPDIKGSVASLGEDDAVGVVFGKKLVGTKASFMKKMIDNRALYMVGGPSLVLKKGKFNIL
- the yumC gene encoding ferredoxin--NADP reductase 2, yielding MKEDTKVYDITIIGGGPVGLFTAFYGGMRQASVKIIESLPQLGGQLSTLYPEKYIYDVAGFPKIRAQELVDNLKEQMGQFEQTVVLDQAVEHVEKQADGVFMLTTNNEVHYTKTIIITAGNGAFKPRKLELEESEKYENQNLHYFVDDLNKFAERNVAILGGGDSAVDWALMLEPVAKSVSLIHRRDKFRAHEHSVELLMKSKVQVLTPFVPVELNGEQAISQVVLEEVKGDRKEVLEIDDLIVNYGFVSSLGPIKDWGLTIEKNSIVVNSKMETNIEGIYAAGDICTYDGKVKLIASGFGEAPTAVNNAKAYMDPKARVQPLHSTSLFN
- a CDS encoding IS1595 family transposase; this encodes MALKDIIEEIRKLSTGDQYRLKEFFTKSLASYSASEPVFKEVSERKHKDGFTCSHCHSNNSVRFGKYNVKMGSRTLERQRYRCKDCGKTFTDVTNTPLHRTHLPHKWLEFVQCMIEGYSLRKSSELLEVHYVTLFYWRHKLLSAIKKMDFDQFEGIVEMDETYFLYSEKGKRKVEGRKARKRGGSSSQRGISKEQVCVLVARDRQKVTYSKVVGQGRIIKTRLEEAIGSKLSSSNVLCTDAWRAFMTYAKEKGLEHYRFKSDGKERVRGVYHIQNVNSYHSRLKGWLNRFNGVATKYLDHYLSWFQFLDQIKHRNDDTTVSKMIVESSLFSIDVTYDKLRLSQFSL